In one Lycium barbarum isolate Lr01 chromosome 7, ASM1917538v2, whole genome shotgun sequence genomic region, the following are encoded:
- the LOC132601466 gene encoding F-box protein CPR1-like yields the protein MSNFPLDVFAEILCRLPVKSVVRCKCVSKSWLTLIDSPEFSNLHLNYSLQLKTANSNLFLILRKVDYYGYGKRCFYSLHFDSLNSRVVTPKELTNPLLSSEYSTKVVGSCNVLLLISNTVHDIALWNPSTGKYKKLPVLGVGDNPVHVSFGFGYDVINDDYKVVRIVQFSGSKKGSFRSDVKVYSLKSSCWRGVDGQLPYFLRYVDQPGVYLNGSLHWVPSAKC from the coding sequence ATGTCAAACTTTCCATTGGATGTTTTTGCCGAAATCCTCTGTCGATTACCCGTTAAATCTGTCGTACGTTGTAAGTGCGTATCTAAATCTTGGCTCACTCTTATTGATAGTCCTGAGTTTTCTAATTTGCATCTCAATTATTCACTCCAACTCAAAACAGCCAATTCTAACCTTTTCTTGATCTTGAGAAAGGTTGATTATTATGGCTATGGAAAGCGTTGCTTTTACTCTCTACACTTTGATTCTCTCAACTCTAGAGTTGTTACTCCTAAAGAGTTGACCAACCCTTTGTTGTCTAGTGAATATAGTACAAAGGTTGTTGGTTCTTgtaatgtgttgttgttgatatcaaATACTGTGCATGACATTGCTTTATGGAACCCTTCTACTGGAAAGTACAAGAAGTTACCAGTTCTTGGTGTTGGTGATAATCCTGTTCATGTTAGTTTTGGTTTTGGTTATGATGTTATCAATGATGATTATAAGGTTGTCCGTATTGTGCAGTTTTCTGGTTCTAAGAAAGGTTCTTTTCGCTCTGATGTTAAGGTTTATAGTTTGAAATCAAGTTGTTGGAGAGGGGTTGATGGACAACTTCCTTATTTCCTTCGATATGTAGATCAACCAGGTGTATATCTAAATGGTTCATTGCATTGGGTTCCTAGTGCTAagtgttag
- the LOC132603396 gene encoding uncharacterized protein LOC132603396, which translates to MPPDSLRSAVYRSFVTCDDPNGVVECKTIIKSETDHSKMEKKVVKERRCNNLNESCSSEGRERVCKDDELYSSSSFQLMEVSREAQKLNQVIDSWSKGVTFERHSKDIAKDLLKGALDLQESLVMLGKLQEASQHMAKLKKKLKDKPLKDGIAIERTTSERISDHRFNRLEFQKPRFSVDGASRDCFDELREVIRDSFTRQNLLPPSCASDFDTRKAELSPDLPFTSFTSSSESSFKKACFGRRKMIVLSDVPSTSSSQSSMLQSQEVTSFDYSPPPDGPNLIARLMGLEEIPRNQTTQKHFEVVKQGRPVFELDSPKAKKPTFISQKVDAKTRTLDEIIETMHFKGLLRSKSNQGTHQSSVSGLLNKFVDDSPPIVIMKPLYAPDSHSERFPPCNHEENPSGTRNTTEKWDVKEISSPENSDDQEGALNFTIYRKLQKGKDQNNRFSKEKGRKNHGEAPAKSKTLEVLIQGKQPNTKIIASSPGKYPVKSTTFDVLSQEKQPNTKIRASSPGNNRGEAPANSKTLEVLFQEKHPNTNANTKTVEVLIQEKQPNARTRASSPGKTRQPKKETIEKREDGSQRVSPAIRNSREMKNVKINASAKFQDQSKMSVMKVKIPERKPLVTQAKSTIADPKRITTTASHNSSKRKKNVNADKSVKSTPIATVDNTEHKDENVERVQAVEKDTDTPIIKFTSSEEFQLEKVADIFENLVTDNSANGESFPCESSIPSIQCVSDIKLVEHTNCNITLDFTENENFNSGATTRYLLLSSESFLCRSEELFETDAWEPTVWQTTCVDHEIADNTLLLDCANELLENKRSQCALAVDPLSLKAIKMRKISISFDKLVNEICDGIEVLRSYNKDAGKDLSADALNSLLERDLWCKGVVGSAWNLAWITGLTNNEVEQVVNDIEKCLLTGFIDDLLTDFML; encoded by the exons ATGCCTCCAGACAGCCTGAGATCAGCTGTATACAGATCCTTTGTCACCTGTGATGATCCCAATGGTGTCGTGGAATGTAAGACAATCATAAAATCTGAGACTGACCAttcaaaaatggaaaaaaaagttGTAAAAGAAAGAAGATGCAACAATTTGAATGAGTCTTGTTCATCAGAAGGGAGAGAGAGAGTCTGCAAAGATGATGAGTTATATTCTTCATCTTCCTTCCAGCTAATGGAGGTGTCCAGAGAAGCTCAAAAGCTGAACCAAGTGATCGACTCATGGTCTAAGGGTGTGACCTTTGAAAGGCATTCCAAAGATATTGCAAAAGATTTGTTGAAAGGAGCTCTTGATTTACAGGAATCACTAGTGATGCTAGGAAAGCTGCAAGAAGCTTCACAGCATATGGCAAAGTTGAAGAAAAAACTGAAAGATAAGCCTTTGAAAGATGGAATAGCCATTGAAAGAACCACGTCTGAAAGGATTTCAGATCACAGGTTTAACAGGCTTGAGTTTCAGAAACCAAGATTTTCTGTTGATGGGGCTTCGCGGGATTGTTTTGATGAGCTTAGGGAAGTGATAAGAGACAGTTTTACTAGGCAAAATCTGTTGCCACCAAGTTGTGCTTCAGACTTTGATACAAGGAAAGCGGAATTATCTCCAGATCTCCCCTTTACCAGCTTCACTAGCTCAAGTGAGTCGTCCTTCAAAAAGGCTTGTTTTGGTAGAAGAAAAATGATTGTATTATCGGATGTCCCATCCACTAGCTCAAGCCAGTCCTCCATGCTTCAATCCCAAGAGGTTACCTCTTTTGATTATTCCCCGCCACCAGACGGGCCTAATTTAATTGCCAGACTGATGGGTCTTGAAGAGATTCCTAGAAACCAAACTACCCAGAAGCACTTCGAGGTTGTCAAGCAGGGAAGACCTGTATTTGAATTAGATTCACCAAAAGCAAAGAAGCCAACATTCATCAGTCAGAAGGTGGATGCAAAAACAAGAACATTGGATGAAATAATTGAAACCATGCATTTCAAGGGGCTTTTGAGAAGCAAGTCTAATCAGGGAACTCATCAATCTAGTGTTTCAGGTTTGTTAAACAAGTTTGTTGATGATTCTCCACCCATTGTGATCATGAAGCCTCTGTATGCTCCAGACTCGCACAGTGAAAGGTTTCCTCCCTGTAACCATGAAGAAAATCCATCAGGCACTAGAAACACAACTGAAAAATGGGATGTAAAAGAAATCAGTTCCCCTGAAAACTCTGATGATCAGGAGGGAGCATTGAATTTCACCATATACAGGAAACTGCAGAAAGGGAAAGATCAAAATAATAGATTCAGCAAAGAAAAAGGGAGGAAGAATCATGGTGAAGCACCTGCAAAATCAAAGACTCTTGAAGTTCTGATTCAAGGGAAACAGCCCAATACAAAGATCATAGCTTCTTCTCCTGGAAAGTATCCTGTAAAATCAACGACTTTTGATGTTCTGAGTCAAGAAAAACAGCCTAATACAAAGATTAGAGCTTCTTCTCCGGGCAATAATCGTGGTGAAGCACCTGCAAATTCAAAGACACTTGAAGTTCTGTTTCAAGAAAAACATCCTAATACAAATGCAAATACAAAGACTGTTGAAGTTCTGATTCAGGAAAAACAGCCTAATGCAAGGACTAGAGCTTCTTCTCCCGGAAAGACCCGGCAACCAAAGAAAGAAACAATTGAAAAAAGAGAGGATGGGAGTCAACGAGTATCGCCTGCTATAAGAAACTCTAGAGAAATGAAAAATGTCAAAATCAACGCCAGTGCTAAATTTCAGGACCAAAGCAAGATGAGCGTTATGAAAGTGAAAATACCAGAGAGAAAGCCATTGGTTACACAAGCAAAAAGTACTATAGCAGACCCTAAGCGCATCACAACCACTGCATCTCATAACTCCAGTAAGAGGAAGAAGAATGTTAATGCTGACAAGTCCGTCAAGAGTACCCCCATTGCTACG GTTGACAACACGGAACACAAGGATGAAAATGTAGAGAGGGTGCAGGCAGTAGAGAAAGACACAGATACACCCATAATCAAATTTACATCCTCAGAAGAATTTCAGTTAGAAAAAGTGGCTGATATCTTTGAGAATCTTGTCACCG ATAATAGTGCCAATGGTGAAAGTTTCCCTTGTGAATCTAGCATTCCATCAATCCAGTGTGTCAGTGACATCAAATTAGTGGAGCACACTAACTGTAACATCACTCTAGACTTCACTGAAAATGAAAACTTCAACTCCGGAGCCACTACAAGGTATTTACTGTTGAGCAGTGAATCGTTCCTCTGTCGGTCCGAGGAGCTTTTTGAAACAGATGCGTGGGAACCAACTGTATGGCAGACAACTTGTGTGGATCATGAAATCGCTGATAACACACTCTTACTTGATTGTGCAAATGAGTTGTTAGAAAATAAAAGGTCTCAATGTGCACTGGCAGTTGATCCGTTATCACTGAAGGCCATTAAGATGCGAAAAATTTCTATATCGTTTGACAAGTTGGTGAATGAAATTTGTGATGGAATTGAAGTTTTGCGAAGTTACAATAAGGATGCTGGCAAGGACCTTTCAGCAGATGCTCTTAATTCACTGCTAGAAAGAGATCTATGGTGCAAGGGCGTGGTCGGCAGTGCATGGAATCTGGCTTGGATAACTGGATTAACTAACAATGAAGTTGAACAAGTGGTGAATGATATTGAGAAGTGTCTTTTAACTGGATTCATCGATGATCTGTTGACTGACTTCATGCTATAG